Proteins encoded together in one Bradyrhizobium sp. PSBB068 window:
- a CDS encoding DMT family transporter, which produces MFTLSSLWIPFTIVAAFGQVARNAMQRQLTGPLGTWGATNIRFLFGLPFSVVFFVLAILVTGDPVPWPLASFWPWLLSGALSQIVGTGFMLLAMNDRSFVVTTAYMKTEAIQTAIFGFVFLGDHLTSAKVIAIVIATVGVVVTALRPGGQKSFADLRPTVLGLGAAAVFAISAVSFRGAIIAVPGVSFVTAASYTLMWSLFVQTLILSVYLLLRAPDVLRKILGLWRPSLFAGFMGAFSSQFWFLAFALTAAANVRTLALIEVLFAQGVAYFSLKQPFSLREVFGIVLIVIGVALLIAA; this is translated from the coding sequence ATGTTCACGCTCTCCTCGCTCTGGATTCCCTTCACGATCGTCGCTGCGTTCGGGCAGGTGGCGCGCAATGCGATGCAGCGGCAGCTGACCGGGCCGCTCGGGACCTGGGGCGCGACCAATATCCGCTTCCTGTTCGGCCTGCCGTTCTCGGTGGTGTTCTTTGTGCTCGCGATCCTCGTGACCGGCGACCCCGTGCCGTGGCCGCTGGCGTCGTTCTGGCCGTGGCTGTTGTCCGGCGCGCTCAGCCAGATCGTCGGCACCGGCTTCATGCTGCTGGCGATGAACGACCGTTCCTTCGTGGTGACGACCGCCTACATGAAGACCGAGGCGATCCAGACCGCGATCTTCGGCTTCGTCTTCCTCGGCGACCATCTGACGTCGGCCAAGGTGATCGCGATCGTGATCGCAACCGTCGGCGTCGTCGTCACCGCGCTGAGGCCCGGCGGGCAAAAGAGCTTTGCCGATCTGCGCCCGACAGTGCTCGGCCTCGGCGCGGCTGCGGTGTTCGCGATCTCGGCGGTGAGCTTCCGCGGCGCGATCATCGCGGTGCCCGGCGTCTCGTTTGTCACGGCGGCCTCCTACACGCTGATGTGGAGCCTGTTCGTCCAGACCCTGATCCTGTCGGTCTATCTCTTGCTGCGCGCGCCCGATGTGCTGCGGAAGATCCTCGGCCTGTGGCGGCCCTCGCTATTCGCGGGCTTCATGGGTGCGTTCTCGTCGCAGTTCTGGTTCCTGGCGTTCGCACTCACCGCCGCCGCCAATGTGCGCACGCTGGCGCTGATCGAGGTGCTGTTCGCGCAGGGCGTAGCCTATTTCTCGCTCAAGCAGCCGTTCTCGCTGCGCGAGGTGTTCGGCATCGTCCTGATCGTGATCGGCGTCGCGCTCTTGATCGCCGCGTAG
- the prfA gene encoding peptide chain release factor 1: MLPEAKLDVLLAHHASLEAELLGEVKSDRYVAITRELAELNPLIDAVKLYRAARTELADTEAMLADAGTDPEMRSLAEAELETLQARIGDLEQQIRIALLPKDAMDDRNVMLEIRAGTGGDEASLFAGDLFRMYERFAALQGWKVEVISASEGTVGGYKEIIAEVQGRGAFAKLKFESGVHRVQRVPDTETQGRIHTSAATVAVLPEVEDVDVDIKDTDLRIETMRAGGAGGQHVNKTESAIRITHLPTGIVVMMQDSRSQHKNRASAMNILRSRIYDAERQRVEAARSADRKEKVGSGDRSERIRTYNFPQGRVTDHRINLTLYKLPQVIAGEALGELIDALTTEHQAAQLAAQGAAA; encoded by the coding sequence ATGCTACCCGAAGCCAAACTCGACGTCCTGCTCGCCCATCACGCCTCGCTCGAGGCCGAGCTGCTCGGCGAGGTGAAGTCCGATCGCTACGTTGCGATCACCCGCGAGCTCGCCGAGCTCAATCCGCTGATCGATGCGGTGAAGCTCTATCGCGCTGCTCGCACTGAACTCGCCGATACCGAGGCGATGCTGGCGGACGCAGGCACCGATCCCGAGATGCGCAGCTTGGCGGAAGCCGAGCTGGAGACGCTGCAGGCGCGGATCGGCGATCTCGAGCAGCAGATCCGGATCGCGCTGCTGCCCAAGGACGCGATGGACGACCGCAACGTGATGCTGGAAATCCGCGCCGGCACCGGCGGCGACGAGGCCTCGCTGTTCGCCGGCGACCTGTTCCGGATGTATGAGCGCTTCGCTGCCTTGCAGGGCTGGAAGGTCGAGGTGATCTCGGCGAGCGAGGGCACCGTCGGCGGCTACAAGGAAATCATCGCCGAGGTGCAGGGCCGCGGCGCGTTCGCCAAGCTGAAATTCGAATCCGGCGTGCACCGGGTGCAGCGCGTTCCCGACACCGAGACGCAGGGCCGCATCCACACCTCGGCCGCGACCGTCGCGGTGCTGCCCGAGGTCGAGGACGTCGATGTCGACATCAAGGACACCGACTTGAGGATCGAGACCATGCGCGCCGGCGGCGCCGGCGGTCAGCACGTCAACAAGACCGAATCGGCGATCCGCATCACCCATCTGCCGACCGGCATCGTGGTGATGATGCAGGACAGCCGCTCGCAGCACAAAAACCGCGCCTCGGCGATGAACATCCTGCGCTCGCGGATCTATGACGCCGAGCGCCAGCGCGTCGAGGCCGCGCGCTCCGCCGACCGCAAGGAGAAGGTCGGCTCCGGCGACCGCTCCGAGCGCATCCGCACCTATAATTTCCCGCAAGGCAGGGTCACCGACCACCGCATCAATTTGACGCTCTACAAGCTGCCGCAGGTGATCGCGGGCGAAGCGCTCGGCGAACTGATCGACGCGCTGACCACCGAGCACCAGGCCGCGCAGCTCGCGGCACAGGGCGCGGCGGCGTGA
- a CDS encoding GIY-YIG nuclease family protein has protein sequence MYYVYILASQRHGTLYIGVTNSVQKRLEEHRAGKGSAFVKTYGVYRLVYVEAYERAEEAIAREKQLKKWKRDWKIELIERENLEWRDLSDLLV, from the coding sequence ATGTACTACGTCTACATCCTCGCCAGCCAACGCCATGGCACGCTGTATATCGGCGTGACGAATTCCGTTCAGAAGCGGCTTGAGGAGCATAGAGCCGGAAAGGGCTCAGCATTCGTCAAGACATATGGTGTTTACCGCCTTGTATATGTGGAAGCCTATGAACGGGCTGAAGAAGCCATCGCACGCGAGAAGCAGCTCAAGAAATGGAAGCGTGACTGGAAGATCGAGCTGATTGAGCGAGAGAATCTCGAATGGCGGGATCTCAGCGACCTGCTTGTCTGA
- a CDS encoding EamA family transporter — MTPETFSSWQVWAFLSAVFAALTAIFAKVGVEGINSDLATLIRTVVVLITLSAILFATGQFTQAGPISTKSWLFLLLSGLGTGASWICYFRALKLGPATLVAPIDKLSVVLVALFGAAFLGERPSPYGWIGIALISAGAVLIAVKG; from the coding sequence ATGACCCCCGAGACATTTTCTTCCTGGCAGGTCTGGGCGTTTCTGTCCGCCGTGTTCGCGGCCTTGACCGCGATCTTCGCCAAGGTCGGCGTCGAGGGCATCAACTCCGATCTCGCGACCCTGATCCGCACCGTGGTCGTCCTGATCACGCTGTCGGCGATCCTGTTTGCGACCGGGCAGTTCACCCAGGCCGGACCGATCTCGACCAAAAGCTGGCTGTTCCTGCTGCTGTCCGGGCTCGGCACCGGCGCGTCGTGGATCTGCTATTTCCGCGCGCTCAAACTTGGGCCGGCCACACTGGTCGCGCCGATCGATAAGCTCAGCGTGGTGCTGGTGGCGCTGTTCGGCGCCGCGTTCCTCGGCGAACGCCCCTCGCCCTATGGCTGGATCGGGATCGCGCTGATCTCGGCCGGCGCGGTGCTGATCGCTGTTAAAGGCTGA
- a CDS encoding PH domain-containing protein has protein sequence MGRYIDEILQPGEKVLYSTNAHWIFYWPAIIAWVAALALLILSRFTTVDGLVLACLATAAVVAVAALYWTAAAWFHRWTTETDVTNFRVVHKTGFIKRRTFEMSLDKVESVDVNQSIAGRLLNYGDVTIRGVGEGIEIIKTIASPLSFRNSITAR, from the coding sequence ATGGGACGTTACATCGACGAAATCCTGCAGCCCGGCGAGAAGGTGCTGTATTCCACCAATGCGCACTGGATCTTCTACTGGCCGGCCATCATCGCCTGGGTTGCGGCGCTGGCGCTGCTGATCCTGTCGAGGTTCACGACCGTCGACGGCCTGGTGCTGGCCTGCCTCGCGACGGCCGCCGTGGTCGCGGTCGCGGCCCTGTACTGGACCGCCGCGGCCTGGTTCCACCGCTGGACCACCGAAACCGACGTCACCAATTTTCGCGTGGTGCACAAGACCGGCTTCATCAAGCGGCGCACCTTCGAGATGAGCCTCGACAAGGTCGAGAGCGTCGACGTCAACCAGAGCATCGCGGGGCGGCTGCTCAATTATGGCGACGTCACCATCCGCGGCGTAGGCGAGGGCATCGAGATCATCAAGACCATCGCTTCGCCGCTATCGTTCCGCAATTCGATCACCGCGCGATAG
- the ubiG gene encoding bifunctional 2-polyprenyl-6-hydroxyphenol methylase/3-demethylubiquinol 3-O-methyltransferase UbiG, whose protein sequence is MATQTTLSSASASSVDPAEIAKFSKLSDEWWDPRGKMAPLHKINPLRLTYIRDAACRKFERNVKSLSCLSGLRLLDIGCGAGLLCEPFTRLGAQVIGIDPSATNISAAKLHADKGHLSIDYRCTTVEEMDVRERFDIVLAMEVVEHVVDVGAFIKRCAVMLKPGGLMVVSTLNRNWKSFALAIVGAEYVLRWLPRGTHEWSKFVTPAELERYLGDVNLTVTEQAGVVYNPLADKWTVSTDMDVNYMVVAEEV, encoded by the coding sequence ATGGCCACGCAAACAACTCTTTCCAGTGCCTCCGCCAGCTCGGTCGATCCGGCCGAGATCGCGAAGTTTTCGAAACTGTCGGATGAATGGTGGGATCCGCGCGGCAAGATGGCGCCGCTGCACAAGATCAATCCGCTGCGCCTGACCTATATCCGCGACGCCGCCTGCCGCAAGTTCGAGCGCAACGTCAAGAGCCTGAGCTGCCTGTCCGGCCTGCGCCTGCTCGACATCGGCTGCGGCGCCGGGTTGTTGTGCGAGCCGTTCACGCGGTTAGGGGCCCAGGTGATCGGGATCGATCCGTCGGCCACCAACATATCCGCGGCGAAGCTGCACGCCGACAAGGGCCATCTGTCGATCGACTACCGTTGCACCACGGTGGAGGAGATGGACGTCCGCGAGCGCTTCGACATCGTGCTGGCGATGGAGGTCGTCGAGCATGTCGTCGACGTCGGCGCCTTCATCAAGCGCTGCGCCGTCATGCTCAAGCCCGGCGGGCTGATGGTGGTCTCGACGTTGAACCGCAACTGGAAGAGCTTTGCGCTGGCGATCGTCGGCGCCGAATACGTGCTGCGCTGGCTGCCGCGCGGCACCCATGAGTGGAGCAAGTTCGTCACCCCCGCCGAGCTCGAACGCTATCTCGGCGACGTCAACCTGACCGTCACCGAACAGGCCGGCGTGGTCTACAACCCGCTCGCCGACAAATGGACCGTCTCGACCGACATGGACGTGAACTACATGGTGGTGGCGGAAGAGGTGTAG
- the ptsP gene encoding phosphoenolpyruvate--protein phosphotransferase, translating into MRSASGGPRILLRRLRETMAEQVSAQERLDKIVVLIAANMVAEVCSCYVLRVDNTLELYATEGLNRDAVHRTVLSAHEGLVGLVASEATPLNLSDAQSHPAFAYRPETGEEAYHSFLGVPILRAGNTLGVLVVQNRAKRTYVEEEVEALQTTAMVLAEMIASGELAALAQPGAEPAARHSLHKTGAVLSDGIALGHVVLHEPRVVITNYIAEDLPKEIKRLDTALANLRADLDRMLERGDVAEGGEHREVLEAYRMFANDQGWSHKLHEAVATGLTAEAAVERVQSDTRARMLRSTDPYLRDRLHDLEDLGHRLMRQLVGQDHAPSREQLPDNAILIARAMGPAALLDYDRKRLRGLVLEEGTANSHVSIVARALGIPAVGEVPNAPGIADPGDAIIVDGISGEIYVRPSAEIESAYAERVRFRARRQAQYSELRDKACVTKDGQPIELLINAGLTIDLPHIEDTGSAGIGLFRTELQFMVSPSLPRSSDQLALYRTVLDAAGNKPVTFRTLDIGGDKALPYMETVVEENPALGWRAIRLGLDRPGLLRGQIRALLRAGGGRALKIMFPMISDIAEFDQAKAIVERELTYLRQHGHSLPERIDIGTMVEVPALLYQLDELLKKVDFVSVGSNDLFQFLFAVDRGNAKVSERFDILSAPILRALRDIVRKARAAKKAASLCGEMASKPIGALALIALGYRSLSLSATAHGPVKAMILDLDARKAEAMINPLLDAPVGSVSIREALTKFAETEGLAL; encoded by the coding sequence ATGCGGAGCGCGTCGGGAGGCCCACGCATCCTGTTGAGACGGCTCCGCGAAACCATGGCGGAGCAAGTCTCCGCCCAGGAGCGCCTCGACAAGATCGTGGTGCTGATCGCGGCCAACATGGTGGCCGAGGTCTGCTCCTGCTACGTGCTGCGCGTCGACAACACGCTCGAGCTCTATGCCACCGAAGGTCTGAATCGCGACGCCGTGCACCGTACCGTGCTGAGCGCGCATGAGGGCCTGGTCGGCCTCGTCGCCAGCGAGGCGACGCCGCTCAATCTGTCCGACGCGCAAAGCCATCCGGCCTTCGCTTACCGCCCGGAGACCGGCGAAGAGGCCTACCACTCGTTCCTCGGCGTGCCGATCCTGCGCGCCGGCAACACGCTCGGCGTCCTCGTCGTGCAGAACCGCGCCAAGCGGACCTATGTCGAGGAAGAGGTCGAGGCGCTGCAGACCACCGCCATGGTGCTGGCGGAGATGATCGCATCCGGCGAGCTCGCCGCGCTGGCCCAGCCGGGCGCCGAGCCCGCCGCGCGGCACTCGCTGCACAAGACCGGCGCGGTGCTGTCCGACGGCATCGCGCTCGGCCATGTCGTGCTGCACGAGCCGCGCGTCGTCATCACCAACTACATCGCCGAGGACCTGCCGAAGGAGATCAAGCGGCTCGACACCGCGCTCGCCAATCTGCGCGCCGATCTCGACCGCATGCTGGAGCGCGGCGACGTCGCCGAAGGCGGCGAGCACCGCGAGGTGCTGGAAGCCTACCGCATGTTCGCCAACGACCAGGGCTGGTCGCACAAGCTGCATGAGGCGGTCGCCACCGGCCTCACTGCGGAAGCCGCCGTCGAGCGCGTGCAGTCCGACACCCGCGCGCGCATGCTGCGCTCGACCGATCCGTATCTGCGCGACCGGCTGCACGACCTCGAGGATCTCGGCCATCGGCTGATGCGGCAGCTGGTCGGCCAGGATCATGCACCGTCGCGCGAGCAGCTGCCCGACAACGCCATCCTGATCGCGCGTGCGATGGGACCGGCGGCGCTGCTCGACTACGACCGCAAGCGGCTGCGCGGCCTGGTGCTGGAAGAAGGCACCGCGAACTCCCACGTCTCGATCGTGGCGCGCGCGCTCGGCATTCCCGCGGTCGGCGAGGTGCCGAACGCGCCCGGCATCGCCGATCCCGGCGACGCCATCATCGTCGACGGGATTTCCGGCGAGATCTATGTCCGCCCCTCCGCCGAGATCGAATCGGCCTATGCCGAGCGCGTCCGATTCCGGGCGCGGCGGCAGGCGCAATATTCGGAGCTGCGCGACAAGGCCTGCGTGACCAAGGACGGCCAGCCGATCGAGCTCCTGATCAACGCGGGCCTGACCATCGATCTGCCGCACATCGAGGACACCGGCAGCGCCGGCATCGGCCTGTTCCGCACCGAATTGCAGTTCATGGTGAGCCCGAGCCTGCCGCGCTCGAGCGACCAGCTCGCGCTGTACCGCACCGTGCTCGATGCCGCGGGCAACAAGCCCGTCACCTTCCGCACGCTCGACATCGGCGGCGACAAGGCGCTGCCCTATATGGAGACGGTGGTCGAGGAAAATCCGGCGCTCGGCTGGCGCGCGATCCGGCTCGGCCTCGACCGTCCCGGCCTGTTGCGCGGCCAGATCCGCGCGCTGCTGCGCGCCGGCGGCGGCCGCGCGCTGAAGATCATGTTTCCGATGATCTCCGACATCGCCGAATTCGACCAGGCCAAGGCGATCGTCGAGCGCGAGCTGACCTATCTGCGCCAGCACGGCCATTCGCTGCCCGAGCGGATCGATATCGGCACCATGGTCGAGGTGCCGGCGCTGCTCTACCAGCTCGACGAGCTCTTGAAGAAGGTCGACTTCGTGTCGGTCGGCTCCAACGATTTGTTCCAGTTCCTGTTCGCGGTCGACCGCGGCAATGCCAAGGTCTCCGAGCGCTTCGACATCCTGTCGGCGCCGATCCTGCGCGCGCTGCGCGACATCGTGCGCAAGGCCAGGGCGGCGAAGAAGGCCGCCTCGCTGTGCGGCGAGATGGCCTCGAAACCGATCGGCGCGCTGGCGCTGATCGCGCTCGGCTATCGCTCGCTGTCGCTGTCGGCGACCGCGCACGGCCCGGTCAAGGCGATGATCCTCGACCTCGACGCCAGGAAGGCGGAGGCGATGATCAATCCCCTGCTGGACGCACCGGTCGGCAGCGTCTCGATCCGCGAGGCGCTGACGAAGTTTGCGGAAACCGAGGGGCTGGCCTTGTAG
- a CDS encoding IS4 family transposase, with product MVAGKDVCLRRLAGGMRAREVRFNRFLGNAKVTTTRIIESWSDGTVMAAEGRHVLAIQDTSEINFATKAQNRRGLGEIGHGNTRGVLLHPMLAADAESGCCLGLLHGEIWTRQGRRTVSHDNRDLKDKESQRWIATALAAKPLLAKAAMVTMLGDRESDIFALYACAAEHQFHVIARSMHDRKLADGCGLYAASEAMTSIEQRTIVLPARAQRPERAALLDLRFGAVELARPQTKFLRHLPKSLPLILVDVREIEPQAGIEPLHWRLLTTHPVTNAEEAWRIIEWYKRRWLIEQFFRILKTQGLKLEDSQIGTAERLLKLVAIAAKAAVISLQLVQARDGRDNQSVRIAFNAGEVATLAALNRNLEAQSKRLRNPHPPDSLAWAAWIIGRLGGWDGYPSSKPPGPITMKHGLQYFHAAAAGWSLRDLCMP from the coding sequence ATGGTCGCGGGCAAGGATGTCTGCCTGCGACGGCTGGCAGGAGGCATGCGTGCCCGGGAGGTGCGCTTCAACCGCTTTCTCGGCAATGCCAAGGTGACGACGACGCGGATAATCGAAAGCTGGAGCGATGGTACGGTAATGGCGGCCGAAGGCCGCCATGTGCTGGCGATCCAGGATACCAGCGAGATCAATTTTGCCACCAAGGCACAAAACCGGCGTGGCTTGGGCGAGATCGGTCATGGCAACACCCGCGGGGTGTTGCTGCACCCGATGCTGGCCGCAGACGCGGAAAGCGGCTGCTGCCTTGGCCTGTTGCACGGCGAGATCTGGACCCGCCAGGGCCGCCGCACCGTCTCGCACGACAATCGCGATCTGAAGGACAAAGAATCGCAACGCTGGATCGCGACCGCTCTGGCAGCCAAGCCGCTGTTGGCGAAGGCTGCGATGGTGACCATGCTGGGCGACCGCGAGAGCGACATCTTCGCGCTCTACGCCTGCGCCGCAGAACACCAGTTCCACGTCATTGCCCGGAGCATGCATGATCGCAAGCTGGCGGATGGCTGTGGCCTGTATGCGGCCAGCGAGGCCATGACCAGCATCGAACAACGGACCATCGTATTGCCTGCGCGAGCACAACGGCCTGAGCGGGCTGCGCTTCTCGATCTGCGCTTCGGCGCCGTCGAACTGGCCCGACCGCAAACCAAGTTCCTGCGCCATCTGCCGAAAAGCCTACCCTTGATCCTGGTCGATGTGCGCGAGATCGAGCCGCAGGCCGGGATCGAGCCGCTGCACTGGCGGCTGCTCACCACGCATCCGGTGACGAATGCAGAAGAGGCCTGGCGCATTATCGAATGGTACAAGCGGCGGTGGCTGATCGAGCAGTTCTTCCGCATCTTGAAGACACAAGGCCTCAAGCTCGAAGACAGTCAGATCGGGACCGCCGAGCGGCTTCTCAAGCTGGTCGCGATCGCGGCCAAGGCGGCAGTCATCTCCCTTCAGCTTGTGCAGGCGCGCGATGGTCGCGACAACCAGTCTGTCCGAATTGCCTTCAATGCTGGGGAAGTCGCTACACTTGCCGCCCTCAATCGCAACCTCGAAGCCCAAAGCAAGCGGCTGAGAAACCCGCACCCGCCTGACAGCCTCGCTTGGGCCGCCTGGATTATCGGCCGGCTCGGCGGCTGGGACGGCTATCCATCGTCCAAACCGCCGGGCCCCATCACTATGAAACACGGCCTGCAATACTTCCACGCCGCAGCCGCTGGATGGTCCCTCAGAGATCTGTGCATGCCCTAG
- a CDS encoding aspartate kinase — MGRLVMKFGGTSVANIDRIRNVAQHVKREVDAGHEVAVVVSAMSGKTNELVAWCTEASPMHDAREYDAVVASGEQVTSGLLAIVLQGIGIQARSWQGWQIPIKTSDAHASARILEIDGTEIIDRFKERKEVAVIAGFQGINPQTGRITTLGRGGSDTSAVAIAAALKADRCDIYTDVDGVYTTDPRVVPKARRLDKIAFEDMLELASQGAKVLQVRSVELGMVHNMPIFVRSSFDKPEDIDPHANQPPGTLICSEEEIMEMHVVTGIAFSKDEAQISVRQIEDKPGVAAAIFGPLADANINVDMIVQNVSEDGKTTDLTFTVPATDYNRAKDTITSAKARIGYARLDTETDVAKVSVIGSGMRSHAGVAAKAFKALAERNINIRAITTSEIKFSVLIDAAYTELAVRTLHTLYGLDQA; from the coding sequence ATGGGCCGCCTCGTGATGAAATTCGGCGGTACGTCCGTCGCCAATATCGATCGTATCCGCAACGTCGCGCAGCACGTGAAGCGCGAGGTCGACGCGGGCCACGAGGTCGCCGTCGTCGTCTCCGCGATGTCCGGCAAGACCAACGAGCTGGTGGCCTGGTGCACCGAGGCCTCGCCGATGCACGACGCGCGCGAATATGACGCCGTGGTCGCCTCCGGCGAACAGGTCACTTCGGGCTTGCTTGCGATCGTGCTGCAGGGCATCGGCATCCAGGCGCGCTCCTGGCAGGGCTGGCAGATCCCGATCAAGACCTCGGACGCGCATGCCTCGGCGCGCATCCTCGAGATCGACGGTACCGAGATCATCGACCGTTTCAAGGAGCGCAAGGAAGTCGCTGTCATTGCCGGCTTCCAGGGCATCAACCCGCAGACCGGCCGCATCACCACGCTCGGCCGCGGCGGTTCGGACACCTCGGCGGTGGCGATCGCGGCCGCGTTGAAAGCCGACCGCTGCGACATCTACACCGACGTCGACGGCGTCTACACCACCGACCCCCGCGTGGTGCCGAAGGCGCGGCGACTCGACAAGATCGCGTTCGAGGACATGCTGGAGCTGGCTTCGCAGGGCGCCAAGGTGCTGCAGGTTCGCTCGGTGGAACTCGGCATGGTGCACAACATGCCGATCTTCGTGCGCTCCAGCTTCGACAAGCCAGAGGATATCGACCCGCACGCCAACCAGCCGCCGGGCACGCTGATCTGCAGCGAGGAGGAAATCATGGAAATGCACGTCGTCACCGGCATCGCCTTCTCCAAGGACGAAGCCCAGATTTCCGTGCGCCAGATCGAGGACAAGCCGGGCGTCGCCGCGGCGATCTTCGGGCCGCTCGCGGATGCCAACATCAACGTCGACATGATCGTGCAGAACGTGTCGGAGGACGGCAAGACCACCGACCTCACCTTCACCGTGCCGGCCACCGACTACAACCGCGCCAAGGACACCATTACCTCCGCCAAGGCCAGGATCGGCTATGCCAGGCTCGACACCGAGACCGACGTCGCCAAGGTGTCGGTGATCGGCAGCGGCATGCGCAGCCATGCCGGCGTCGCGGCGAAGGCGTTCAAGGCGCTGGCCGAGCGCAACATCAACATCCGCGCCATCACGACGTCAGAGATCAAGTTCTCGGTCCTGATCGACGCCGCCTACACCGAACTCGCGGTGCGCACGCTGCACACGCTGTACGGCCTGGATCAGGCGTAG
- a CDS encoding DUF1178 family protein translates to MIRYTLRCARGHQFESWFQSSSAYESQERRHLINCPSCGSAEIERAIMAPQIVSKKGREPAQPAPASPVEATATESTSLMMAQERELRSKLKELRDHIVKNADNVGDRFPNEARKMHYGDIEHRPIYGEASPEEARALIDEGVEVSPLPTLPEDRN, encoded by the coding sequence ATGATCCGCTACACGCTGCGCTGCGCGCGCGGCCATCAGTTCGAGAGCTGGTTCCAGAGCTCCTCGGCCTATGAATCGCAGGAGCGGCGTCACCTGATCAATTGTCCGTCCTGCGGCTCGGCCGAGATCGAGCGTGCGATCATGGCGCCGCAAATCGTCAGCAAGAAAGGCCGCGAACCGGCCCAGCCTGCGCCGGCCTCGCCTGTCGAAGCGACCGCCACTGAATCGACGTCGCTGATGATGGCGCAGGAGCGCGAGCTGCGCAGCAAGCTGAAGGAACTGCGCGACCACATCGTGAAGAATGCCGACAATGTCGGCGACCGCTTCCCCAACGAAGCCCGCAAGATGCATTACGGCGATATCGAGCACCGGCCGATCTACGGCGAGGCCTCGCCCGAGGAAGCGCGCGCGCTGATCGACGAAGGCGTCGAGGTCTCGCCGCTGCCGACGCTGCCGGAAGACCGGAATTGA
- the prmC gene encoding peptide chain release factor N(5)-glutamine methyltransferase: protein MSVNQFTGQTIDAARRALATRLAAAANDSAELDARLLVGAALGLDLTGMITAAHRALTADESTRLEALAQRRLAGEPVARILGIKEFWGLPLHLSAATLVPRPDTETVVERALELLRADGAADRALRIADLGTGSGAILLALLSELPNAHGFATDISAEALQTARRNAAELGLADRTTWVQCDYASALTGAFDLIASNPPYIPSADIAGLDIEVRAHDPRAALDGGADGLDAYRSLISQSAGLLASGGFLVVETGQGQSDDIEALMTASGLSPTGPPRADLGGIPRAVSARRPPR from the coding sequence ATGTCCGTGAACCAGTTCACTGGCCAGACGATCGACGCGGCCCGGCGCGCGCTTGCAACGCGATTGGCAGCCGCTGCCAACGACTCCGCCGAGCTCGATGCACGGCTGCTGGTCGGTGCCGCGCTCGGCCTCGATTTGACCGGCATGATCACCGCGGCGCATCGCGCGCTGACGGCCGACGAATCAACGCGCCTCGAAGCCCTCGCGCAGCGCCGCCTCGCCGGCGAGCCGGTCGCGCGCATTCTCGGCATCAAGGAATTTTGGGGACTGCCGCTGCATCTCTCGGCCGCGACGCTGGTGCCGCGTCCCGACACCGAAACCGTGGTCGAGCGTGCGCTTGAACTGCTGCGCGCCGACGGCGCGGCCGACCGCGCGCTGCGGATCGCCGATCTCGGCACCGGTTCCGGTGCGATCCTGCTGGCGCTGCTCTCGGAACTGCCCAACGCGCATGGCTTCGCCACTGACATTTCGGCAGAGGCGCTGCAGACCGCGCGCCGGAACGCCGCCGAGCTCGGGCTCGCGGATCGCACGACGTGGGTCCAGTGCGACTACGCCAGCGCGCTGACCGGCGCGTTCGACCTGATCGCATCCAATCCGCCTTACATCCCCTCGGCCGATATCGCCGGTCTCGATATCGAGGTGCGCGCGCACGATCCCCGCGCGGCGCTCGACGGCGGCGCCGATGGGCTCGACGCCTACCGCTCCCTGATTTCGCAATCTGCGGGTCTTTTGGCCTCGGGTGGATTTCTGGTTGTTGAAACTGGGCAGGGCCAAAGCGACGACATTGAAGCCCTGATGACGGCTTCCGGCTTATCCCCAACGGGGCCGCCGAGGGCCGATCTGGGGGGCATTCCGAGGGCCGTTTCCGCCCGCCGGCCGCCCCGATAA